The following are encoded in a window of Thermoleophilia bacterium genomic DNA:
- the rplC gene encoding 50S ribosomal protein L3 yields the protein MSAILGKKLGMTQIFREDGEVVPVTVVEAGPCPVTGIRKPDRDGYSAIQLAFDEVKKGKLSKAEEGHLAKADSAPMRVVVEFRDASIDNQEEEVTLGQEVTVNNFEAGQKVKVAGITVGKGFQGTVKRHNFSRGPVSHGSHNVRAPGSIGASAWPARVFKGMRLPGQMGNKRATQKGLEIADIDAERNLLLIRGSIPGHRNSIVEIRSDG from the coding sequence ATGTCGGCGATCCTCGGAAAGAAGCTCGGTATGACCCAGATCTTCAGGGAAGACGGTGAAGTCGTCCCCGTGACTGTGGTCGAAGCCGGTCCCTGCCCGGTCACGGGCATCCGCAAGCCTGACCGCGACGGCTATTCCGCGATCCAGCTCGCCTTCGACGAAGTCAAAAAGGGCAAGCTGTCCAAGGCTGAAGAAGGCCACCTCGCGAAGGCCGACTCGGCCCCGATGCGGGTCGTGGTCGAATTCCGCGATGCATCGATCGACAACCAGGAAGAGGAAGTCACCCTCGGCCAGGAAGTCACCGTCAACAACTTCGAAGCGGGCCAGAAGGTCAAAGTCGCCGGCATCACCGTCGGCAAGGGCTTCCAGGGCACCGTCAAGCGTCACAACTTCAGCCGCGGCCCCGTGTCCCACGGCTCGCACAACGTGCGTGCCCCCGGCTCGATCGGCGCCAGCGCCTGGCCCGCCCGCGTCTTCAAGGGAATGCGCCTGCCCGGCCAGATGGGCAACAAGCGCGCCACCCAGAAGGGTCTCGAGATCGCCGACATCGACGCCGAGCGCAACCTGCTGCTGATCAGGGGCTCGATTCCGGGTCACAGAAATTCAATCGTGGAGATCCGTTCCGATGGCTGA
- the rpsJ gene encoding 30S ribosomal protein S10, whose protein sequence is MAAQKIRIRLKAYDHDAIDRAAREIVDTAERTGATVSGPVPLPTERNIYCVIRSPFKDKDSREHFEIRTHKRLIDIKQPTPKTVDSLQRLDSLPAGVDIEIRL, encoded by the coding sequence ATTGCAGCACAGAAAATCAGGATCAGGCTCAAGGCCTATGATCACGACGCCATCGACCGCGCAGCCCGCGAGATCGTTGATACGGCCGAGCGCACTGGCGCCACCGTCTCCGGTCCCGTACCGCTGCCCACGGAACGCAACATTTACTGCGTGATCCGCTCACCCTTCAAGGACAAGGACTCTCGGGAGCACTTCGAGATCCGGACCCACAAGCGGCTGATCGACATCAAGCAGCCGACCCCCAAGACCGTTGACTCGCTGCAGCGCCTGGATTCGCTTCCGGCCGGCGTCGACATCGAGATCCGGCTCTAG